The proteins below are encoded in one region of bacterium:
- the ribH gene encoding 6,7-dimethyl-8-ribityllumazine synthase: MKHKVYEGQLNAQGKRFCLLVSRFNDLVGARLLEGAQDCLLRHGAEADQIDIVWVPGSFEIPGAASKLAASKRYDAVVCLGAVIRGDTPHFDYIAAEVAKGVAQVSMSSGVPTIFGVVTTDNLEQALERAGSKSGNKGWEAALFAIEMADLYQKLGKSK; this comes from the coding sequence ATGAAGCACAAGGTTTATGAAGGCCAGCTTAATGCCCAGGGCAAAAGGTTCTGCCTGCTGGTCTCCCGGTTCAACGATCTGGTGGGGGCCCGTCTGCTGGAGGGCGCCCAGGACTGCCTGCTGCGGCACGGGGCCGAGGCTGACCAGATAGACATAGTCTGGGTGCCGGGATCGTTTGAGATCCCGGGGGCCGCCTCCAAGCTGGCCGCCTCCAAGCGCTACGATGCCGTGGTCTGCCTGGGCGCGGTGATCCGGGGCGACACCCCTCATTTTGATTACATCGCGGCCGAGGTGGCCAAGGGCGTGGCCCAGGTGTCCATGAGTTCGGGCGTGCCGACCATCTTTGGGGTGGTGACCACCGACAACCTGGAACAGGCGTTGGAGCGGGCCGGCAGCAAGTCCGGCAACAAAGGCTGGGAGGCCGCCCTGTTCGCCATCGAGATGGCCGACCTCTACCAGAAGCTCGGCAAAAGCAAATGA
- the nusB gene encoding transcription antitermination factor NusB produces the protein MSTRHKYRELALQALYQMELTGIPPEEALYDIRQRNSGQAIDFTISLVQAVAGNIQEIDQVIERSAKNWKLSRMAVVDRNILRLGVAQLMYLQAEVPPKVAIDESIELGKKFGDGQSGKFINGILDNVYKEMAKQV, from the coding sequence ATGAGCACCAGGCATAAATACCGGGAGCTGGCCCTGCAGGCTTTGTACCAGATGGAGCTTACCGGTATCCCGCCGGAGGAGGCCCTGTACGACATCCGGCAGAGGAATTCCGGCCAGGCCATAGACTTTACCATCAGCCTGGTTCAGGCGGTGGCCGGAAATATCCAGGAGATCGACCAGGTCATCGAGCGTTCGGCCAAGAACTGGAAGCTTTCCCGGATGGCGGTGGTGGACCGGAACATCCTGAGGCTGGGAGTGGCCCAGCTGATGTACCTGCAGGCCGAGGTGCCGCCCAAGGTGGCCATCGACGAGTCCATTGAACTGGGGAAAAAATTCGGGGACGGGCAGTCCGGGAAATTCATCAACGGCATCCTGGACAATGTCTACAAGGAAATGGCAAAACAGGTTTGA